One Cucurbita pepo subsp. pepo cultivar mu-cu-16 chromosome LG07, ASM280686v2, whole genome shotgun sequence genomic region harbors:
- the LOC111798221 gene encoding uncharacterized protein LOC111798221, with product MDEIRASTPPPPPQDEGAGRFSGSKEEASVMDRVKKGCTAVYASSQEAVRYVKAFLVGWGKKMAARSEKEAAEADLKMAKMQVEATEAAENAKKGT from the exons ATGGACGAGATAAGAGCTTCaacaccgccgccgccgccgcaaGACGAGGGAGCAGGGAGGTTTTCTGGCTCGAAGGAAGAAGCGTCGGTGATGGATCGCGTTAAGAAGGGGTGCACGGCCGTTTATGCGTCTTCTCAAGAGGCAGTGCGTTATGTGAAAGCTTTTTTGGTTGGCTGG GGGAAGAAGATGGCGGCGAGGAGCGAGAAGGAAGCGGCGGAAGCAGATTTGAAGATGGCTAAAATGCAGGTTGAAGCTACTGAGGCCGCAGAGAACGCCAAGAAGGGAACTTAA
- the LOC111798222 gene encoding probable rhamnogalacturonate lyase B isoform X1, whose amino-acid sequence MPPLGVQLSIAEHQVTMDNGIVQVTLSNPDGIVTGIRYNGVDNLLEVLNDESNRGYWDLVWNPSASATGSFDVIKATDFEVIVENEDQVELSFTRKWDLSLEGKLVPLEIDKRFIMLRGSSGFYSYAIYQHLKEWPGFNLGETRLAFKLRKDRFHYMAMADNRQRSMPLPDDRSPPRGRALAYPEAVLLVDPIESELQGEVDDKYQYSCDNKDSGVHGWISTDPPIGFWLITPSNECRSGGPVKQNLTSHVGPTTLAVFISAHYTGEDLVPKIGAGEAWKKVFGPVFIYLNSTYDSSDALQLWEDGKSQASIEVQSWPYSFPASEDFPKSNQRGNISGRLLVKDSYVSEDYIPANGAFVGLAPPGDVGSWQRESKGYQFWSRADEDGYFLIDHVRPGDYNLYAWVPGFIGDYRYDSIINITEGSQIDVDEIIYEPPRAGATLWEIGVPDRSAAEFYVPDPNPNYVNKLYLNHPDKFRQYGLWERYSELYPDADLVYTVGVSDYTKDWFFAQVTRKTENGTFKGTTWQVKFELDNVDSQATYQLRVALASASLAELQVGVNDPKAKPVFSSGLIGRDNSIARHGIHGLYWLYNVNIPGNRLVSGDNTIFFTQPRSTSPFQAIMYDYIRLEAPPPPSSAHGLL is encoded by the exons ATGCCGCCACTGGGTGTGCAACTCTCCATTGCAGAACATCAG GTGACAATGGACAATGGCATAGTCCAAGTCACGTTGTCAAACCCAGATGGCATAGTGACCGGAATTCGATACAATGGAGTTGACAACTTGCTCGAAGTTCTCAATGACGAATCTAACAGAGG GTACTGGGACCTCGTGTGGAACCCATCAGCCTCTGCAACTGGATCGTTTGATGT GATAAAGGCTACAGATTTTGAGGTTATAGTGGAAAATGAAGACCAAGTGGAGCTCTCCTTTACGAGAAAATGGGATCTGTCTCTCGAGGGAAAGCTTGTGCCGTTAGAGATTGATAAAAG GTTTATAATGCTTCGGGGTTCGTCTGGATTCTATTCGTATGCTATTTACCAACACTTGAAAGAATGGCCTGGTTTCAACCTTGGTGAAACCAGACTCGCCTTCAAACTCAGAAAAGACAG GTTCCATTATATGGCCATGGCAGACAACAGACAGAGATCCATGCCACTTCCAGATGACCGGTCACCACCGAGAGGCCGAGCTCTGGCCTATCCAGAGGCTGTCCTGCTCGTCGACCCCATCGAATCCGAGCTTCAGGGAGAG GTGGATGACAAGTATCAGTATTCATGCGATAACAAAGATAGCGGCGTCCATGGATGGATATCCACCGACCCGCCAATCGGGTTCTGGCTAATCACCCCCAGCAATGAGTGCCGTTCCGGTGGACCCGTTAAACAGAACCTGACTTCGCACGTCGGCCCGACCACTCTTGCT GTTTTTATTAGCGCCCATTACACGGGAGAGGATCTGGTGCCGAAAATCGGAGCCGGCGAGGCGTGGAAGAAAGTCTTCGGTCCTGTGTTTATCTATCTCAACTCCACTTACGATTCTAGCGACGCACTTCAGCTCTGGGAAGATGGCAAATCACAG GCATCGATTGAAGTCCAAAGTTGGCCATACAGCTTCCCTGCTTCGGAGGATTTTCCAAAGTCAAACCAACGGGGTAATATCAGTGGCAGACTATTAGTCAAAGATAG CTACGTTAGTGAAGACTACATTCCAGCAAACGGTGCGTTTGTTGGCTTAGCTCCACCAGGAGACGTAGGTTCATGGCAAAGAGAGAGCAAG GGTTACCAATTTTGGAGCAGAGCAGATGAAGATGGATACTTTCTCATCGACCACGTAAGGCCTGGCGACTACAATTTATATGCATGGGTCCCCGGTTTTATTGGAGATTATCGTTACGATTCTATCATCAACATTACAGAag GTAGTCAGATAGACGTCGATGAGATAATATACGAGCCTCCAAGAGCAGGGGCGACACTGTGGGAAATTGGAGTCCCGGATCGCTCAGCAGCAGAGTTCTATGTTCCAGATCCAAATCCCAACTACGTCAATAAGCTCTATCTTAACCATCCCGATAA GTTTCGCCAGTATGGTCTGTGGGAAAGGTACAGCGAATTGTATCCCGATGCAGACTTGGTGTATACCGTCGGCGTCAGTGATTATACCAAGGACTGGTTCTTCGCTCAGGTTACCAG GAAGACAGAAAACGGAACATTCAAGGGAACAACATGGCAGGTGAAGTTCGAGCTGGACAACGTGGACAGCCAAGCAACTTACCAGCTTCGGGTCGCACTGGCCTCCGCTTCTCTCGCGGAATTGCAg GTTGGAGTAAATGACCCGAAAGCAAAGCCGGTGTTCTCAAGTGGGCTAATCGGAAGGGACAATTCAATCGCCAGACACGGCATTCACGGCCTGTACTGGCTCTACAACGTGAATATTCCGGGAAACCGGCTGGTCTCCGGCGACAACACCATCTTCTTCACGCAGCCGAGAAGCACCAGCCCTTTCCAAGCCATTATGTACGACTATATTCGTCTGGAAGCTCCTCCACCTCCGTCCTCCGCCCatggtttgttataa
- the LOC111798222 gene encoding probable rhamnogalacturonate lyase B isoform X2 produces the protein MLRGSSGFYSYAIYQHLKEWPGFNLGETRLAFKLRKDRFHYMAMADNRQRSMPLPDDRSPPRGRALAYPEAVLLVDPIESELQGEVDDKYQYSCDNKDSGVHGWISTDPPIGFWLITPSNECRSGGPVKQNLTSHVGPTTLAVFISAHYTGEDLVPKIGAGEAWKKVFGPVFIYLNSTYDSSDALQLWEDGKSQASIEVQSWPYSFPASEDFPKSNQRGNISGRLLVKDSYVSEDYIPANGAFVGLAPPGDVGSWQRESKGYQFWSRADEDGYFLIDHVRPGDYNLYAWVPGFIGDYRYDSIINITEGSQIDVDEIIYEPPRAGATLWEIGVPDRSAAEFYVPDPNPNYVNKLYLNHPDKFRQYGLWERYSELYPDADLVYTVGVSDYTKDWFFAQVTRKTENGTFKGTTWQVKFELDNVDSQATYQLRVALASASLAELQVGVNDPKAKPVFSSGLIGRDNSIARHGIHGLYWLYNVNIPGNRLVSGDNTIFFTQPRSTSPFQAIMYDYIRLEAPPPPSSAHGLL, from the exons ATGCTTCGGGGTTCGTCTGGATTCTATTCGTATGCTATTTACCAACACTTGAAAGAATGGCCTGGTTTCAACCTTGGTGAAACCAGACTCGCCTTCAAACTCAGAAAAGACAG GTTCCATTATATGGCCATGGCAGACAACAGACAGAGATCCATGCCACTTCCAGATGACCGGTCACCACCGAGAGGCCGAGCTCTGGCCTATCCAGAGGCTGTCCTGCTCGTCGACCCCATCGAATCCGAGCTTCAGGGAGAG GTGGATGACAAGTATCAGTATTCATGCGATAACAAAGATAGCGGCGTCCATGGATGGATATCCACCGACCCGCCAATCGGGTTCTGGCTAATCACCCCCAGCAATGAGTGCCGTTCCGGTGGACCCGTTAAACAGAACCTGACTTCGCACGTCGGCCCGACCACTCTTGCT GTTTTTATTAGCGCCCATTACACGGGAGAGGATCTGGTGCCGAAAATCGGAGCCGGCGAGGCGTGGAAGAAAGTCTTCGGTCCTGTGTTTATCTATCTCAACTCCACTTACGATTCTAGCGACGCACTTCAGCTCTGGGAAGATGGCAAATCACAG GCATCGATTGAAGTCCAAAGTTGGCCATACAGCTTCCCTGCTTCGGAGGATTTTCCAAAGTCAAACCAACGGGGTAATATCAGTGGCAGACTATTAGTCAAAGATAG CTACGTTAGTGAAGACTACATTCCAGCAAACGGTGCGTTTGTTGGCTTAGCTCCACCAGGAGACGTAGGTTCATGGCAAAGAGAGAGCAAG GGTTACCAATTTTGGAGCAGAGCAGATGAAGATGGATACTTTCTCATCGACCACGTAAGGCCTGGCGACTACAATTTATATGCATGGGTCCCCGGTTTTATTGGAGATTATCGTTACGATTCTATCATCAACATTACAGAag GTAGTCAGATAGACGTCGATGAGATAATATACGAGCCTCCAAGAGCAGGGGCGACACTGTGGGAAATTGGAGTCCCGGATCGCTCAGCAGCAGAGTTCTATGTTCCAGATCCAAATCCCAACTACGTCAATAAGCTCTATCTTAACCATCCCGATAA GTTTCGCCAGTATGGTCTGTGGGAAAGGTACAGCGAATTGTATCCCGATGCAGACTTGGTGTATACCGTCGGCGTCAGTGATTATACCAAGGACTGGTTCTTCGCTCAGGTTACCAG GAAGACAGAAAACGGAACATTCAAGGGAACAACATGGCAGGTGAAGTTCGAGCTGGACAACGTGGACAGCCAAGCAACTTACCAGCTTCGGGTCGCACTGGCCTCCGCTTCTCTCGCGGAATTGCAg GTTGGAGTAAATGACCCGAAAGCAAAGCCGGTGTTCTCAAGTGGGCTAATCGGAAGGGACAATTCAATCGCCAGACACGGCATTCACGGCCTGTACTGGCTCTACAACGTGAATATTCCGGGAAACCGGCTGGTCTCCGGCGACAACACCATCTTCTTCACGCAGCCGAGAAGCACCAGCCCTTTCCAAGCCATTATGTACGACTATATTCGTCTGGAAGCTCCTCCACCTCCGTCCTCCGCCCatggtttgttataa